The following are encoded together in the Bacillus sp. V2I10 genome:
- a CDS encoding YIEGIA family protein, with protein MNEYTYPILFGVAFGVISRLYMLRTDYRQYPTYLHGKIIHVALGFIAAGLGTIAIPAIMEEEFTAITFLTLAASQFREVRNMERNTLSELDGYELVPRGNTYIEGIAVAFESRNYLVIFTSLMTTFAYLVFSIWAALAAGVICLIVSKKLMAGSKMKDIVHIEYKEPHFEGAGLYIDNIYIMNIGIPEKQEAVLKYGMGFILTPKNYNARTTIANLGQRQAILHDVSTALGVHRDSGEPSLVPLAKRDLDDGRVGVFVLPQGGDIELAKTVIGEVPTLENAIRMPSESKANKKGRSEK; from the coding sequence ATGAATGAGTATACTTATCCGATTTTATTCGGTGTTGCTTTTGGGGTTATTTCAAGACTGTATATGCTCCGAACAGATTACAGGCAGTACCCTACCTATCTGCATGGTAAAATAATTCATGTTGCTTTGGGATTTATTGCAGCCGGTCTTGGTACAATTGCCATCCCCGCAATAATGGAGGAAGAATTTACTGCGATTACCTTTCTCACGCTTGCTGCTTCGCAATTCAGAGAAGTCAGAAACATGGAACGGAATACTCTGTCGGAGCTGGACGGATATGAGCTTGTTCCCAGAGGAAACACCTACATTGAGGGAATTGCCGTTGCCTTTGAAAGCAGAAATTACCTTGTGATTTTTACTTCTTTAATGACTACCTTTGCGTATTTAGTTTTTAGCATTTGGGCAGCCCTTGCAGCAGGTGTAATATGTCTGATCGTTTCTAAAAAACTAATGGCCGGCAGCAAAATGAAGGATATCGTCCATATTGAATATAAAGAACCTCATTTTGAAGGCGCAGGTTTATATATTGATAACATTTATATAATGAATATTGGGATACCTGAAAAGCAGGAAGCTGTATTGAAATATGGCATGGGCTTTATTTTGACTCCGAAAAATTACAATGCAAGAACGACCATTGCAAATCTTGGCCAAAGACAGGCGATTCTGCACGATGTGTCAACAGCTCTAGGTGTGCACCGCGATTCTGGTGAGCCATCTTTGGTTCCGCTTGCTAAACGTGATTTGGATGATGGAAGAGTAGGTGTATTTGTCCTTCCGCAAGGAGGAGACATTGAGCTTGCTAAAACGGTTATAGGGGAAGTTCCTACGCTTGAAAATGCGATTAGAATGCCAAGTGAATCCAAGGCGAATAAAAAAGGCAGGTCTGAAAAGTGA
- a CDS encoding DUF5359 family protein produces the protein MMRFERIVIKIVIIQLILLICAQAALTNANLQPHISRVVQYEGVNKLTISEWLETFKQSTMQDE, from the coding sequence ATGATGCGATTTGAACGGATTGTGATCAAGATTGTGATCATTCAATTGATTCTTTTAATTTGTGCACAAGCTGCGCTGACGAATGCAAATCTGCAGCCCCACATCTCGCGTGTGGTACAATATGAAGGTGTGAATAAGCTGACAATCAGCGAATGGCTTGAAACCTTTAAACAGTCAACTATGCAGGATGAATAG
- the fni gene encoding type 2 isopentenyl-diphosphate Delta-isomerase: MSRAKRKIDHIQHALKTGQLRENGFDDVMFLHQSLPDTAVHHIDLHTEIGELVLSSPIFINAMTGGGGTETVKINEALASAAAECGIPLAVGSQMAAIRDASERPSYEVVRKVNQQGLLFANLGSEATPDQAKMAIDMIEANAIQIHLNVVQELVMPEGDRDFSGALKRISAIAEASEVPVIVKEVGFGMNREAAEKLRDAGVTAIDVGGFGGTNFAKIENERRSRLLSYFNDWGIPTAVSIAELKSSVKGISILGSGGIQDAMDIAKAISLGASSAGMAGFFLKILIEDGYDALVSEIKTVQDDLRMIMTALGAVSISHLQNAPVIISGLTHHRLNERNIDTKFFSNRIIEK; the protein is encoded by the coding sequence GTGAGCAGAGCTAAGCGTAAGATCGACCATATTCAACATGCATTAAAAACAGGGCAGCTGAGAGAAAACGGATTTGATGATGTCATGTTTCTGCACCAGAGCTTGCCTGATACTGCTGTTCATCACATTGATCTGCACACTGAAATTGGCGAACTTGTTCTAAGTTCGCCAATTTTTATCAATGCAATGACAGGCGGGGGCGGAACAGAAACCGTCAAAATTAATGAAGCTTTGGCTTCCGCTGCTGCTGAGTGCGGAATACCGCTTGCTGTCGGTTCGCAAATGGCTGCTATTCGCGATGCTTCAGAAAGGCCTTCTTATGAAGTCGTACGGAAGGTTAATCAACAGGGCTTGCTTTTTGCAAACCTTGGAAGCGAAGCAACGCCGGATCAGGCAAAAATGGCCATTGATATGATCGAAGCAAATGCCATTCAAATTCATTTAAATGTTGTTCAGGAATTAGTGATGCCTGAAGGAGACAGGGATTTCAGCGGTGCTTTAAAAAGAATTTCTGCCATTGCAGAAGCGTCAGAGGTTCCGGTTATCGTAAAAGAAGTCGGATTCGGAATGAACCGTGAAGCGGCCGAAAAGCTGAGAGATGCAGGCGTGACAGCTATAGACGTCGGGGGCTTCGGCGGAACGAACTTTGCGAAAATTGAAAACGAAAGAAGAAGCAGACTGTTATCTTATTTCAATGACTGGGGAATTCCAACCGCTGTTTCAATTGCCGAGCTCAAATCGTCTGTTAAAGGCATCTCCATTCTTGGTTCCGGAGGCATACAGGACGCGATGGATATAGCAAAAGCAATTTCCCTCGGCGCATCCAGCGCAGGGATGGCAGGATTCTTTCTGAAAATATTAATTGAAGACGGCTATGATGCTCTTGTTTCAGAAATTAAAACCGTTCAGGATGATTTGAGAATGATCATGACAGCACTCGGAGCTGTAAGCATCAGTCATCTTCAAAATGCACCTGTCATTATATCCGGTTTGACTCATCATAGATTAAATGAGCGAAACATTGATACAAAATTCTTCAGCAATCGAATTATAGAAAAATAA
- the cmk gene encoding (d)CMP kinase, whose protein sequence is MERNISIAIDGPAAAGKSTVAKILAEDYSYVYIDTGAMYRALTYKAIQENADLENEELLKEILSNTKIDLIPSGKGQLVYVNGENVTEVIRTHEVTNSVSIVAKHASVREEMVKRQKEMANGGRVVMDGRDIGTHVLPDAEVKIFLRASVLERAKRRHDENLSKGFESDLEQLKLDIARRDKLDSERVIAPLKKADDAVEIDTTSLSITGVVEEIKKIVKERL, encoded by the coding sequence ATGGAACGAAATATATCTATTGCAATTGATGGACCTGCAGCAGCAGGAAAAAGCACAGTTGCAAAAATCTTAGCAGAAGACTATTCATATGTTTATATCGACACGGGAGCAATGTACAGAGCTCTTACTTATAAAGCGATTCAGGAGAATGCGGATTTAGAAAACGAAGAACTATTGAAAGAAATCCTGTCTAATACAAAAATAGACCTAATTCCAAGCGGAAAAGGCCAGCTTGTTTATGTGAATGGGGAAAATGTCACAGAAGTAATTCGTACGCATGAAGTCACAAATTCTGTTTCAATAGTAGCAAAGCATGCTTCTGTCAGAGAAGAAATGGTCAAAAGACAAAAAGAAATGGCAAACGGCGGCAGAGTGGTCATGGACGGAAGAGATATCGGCACTCATGTTCTGCCTGATGCAGAAGTTAAGATATTCTTAAGAGCATCTGTACTTGAACGTGCGAAAAGACGTCATGATGAAAATCTATCAAAAGGCTTTGAATCAGATTTAGAGCAGCTGAAGCTTGATATTGCAAGAAGGGACAAATTGGATTCTGAACGAGTCATTGCTCCTCTTAAAAAAGCAGATGATGCTGTTGAAATTGATACAACGTCACTGTCTATTACAGGTGTTGTGGAAGAAATCAAAAAAATTGTCAAAGAGAGGCTTTGA
- a CDS encoding flagellar brake protein: MCDHVLNIGDRLFLEVEDDQSVKLKCRVVDLLDQVLYTDYPFNEKTGKPSFLLNGTHLDASFVGNDQNVYHFPTEVLGRFKDKIPMLAFKMPAAHEMKRIQRREYVRIETAIDIALHSVNGMFKPFVTTTIDLSAGGAAVSLPPHISINQNEEVHAWLSLPFQKGTTEYAKIKAKMIRIIKSGKKDMATLQFLDLSEADRKKVLQFCFDQQLLLKKKGVLAE, from the coding sequence GTGTGTGATCATGTGCTGAATATTGGGGATCGTTTATTTCTAGAAGTAGAAGATGATCAGTCTGTGAAATTAAAATGCCGAGTAGTCGATCTTTTGGATCAGGTATTATATACCGATTATCCATTTAATGAAAAGACAGGAAAACCATCTTTTTTGCTGAACGGAACACATTTAGATGCCTCCTTCGTTGGAAATGATCAAAATGTCTATCATTTTCCTACAGAAGTCCTAGGCAGATTCAAAGATAAAATACCGATGCTTGCCTTTAAAATGCCTGCAGCACATGAAATGAAAAGAATACAAAGAAGAGAGTACGTCAGGATCGAGACAGCTATTGATATTGCCCTGCATTCAGTAAATGGCATGTTTAAGCCGTTTGTGACGACAACGATTGATTTAAGTGCCGGCGGTGCTGCAGTCAGCCTGCCGCCTCATATCTCGATCAATCAAAATGAAGAGGTCCATGCTTGGCTTTCTTTGCCTTTTCAAAAAGGAACAACAGAATATGCAAAAATCAAAGCGAAAATGATCAGGATCATAAAAAGCGGAAAGAAAGACATGGCCACGCTTCAATTTCTTGATCTATCAGAAGCAGACCGGAAGAAAGTGCTGCAATTTTGCTTTGACCAGCAGCTGCTTTTAAAGAAAAAGGGAGTTTTAGCCGAATAA
- a CDS encoding 1-acyl-sn-glycerol-3-phosphate acyltransferase, translating to MNFYQFARGAVASVFFPLYRIEVKGKEHFPKEGAVLLCSNHIDNLDPPTVGISAPRQVYFMAKEELFQVPVLGGILRKVGSFPVKRGMSDREALRNGLNVLKDGGVLGLFPEGTRSKDGKLGKGLAGAGFFALRSNALVVPCAVIGTYKPFQKVKVFFGEPINLDPLRERKATAEEATELIMSKIAELLEKHRS from the coding sequence ATGAACTTTTATCAATTTGCCAGAGGTGCTGTAGCATCTGTGTTCTTTCCGCTTTACCGGATCGAGGTAAAAGGGAAAGAGCATTTTCCTAAAGAAGGCGCGGTCCTTTTATGTTCGAATCATATTGATAATTTAGATCCTCCTACAGTTGGGATATCAGCTCCAAGGCAAGTGTATTTTATGGCGAAAGAAGAATTGTTTCAAGTCCCTGTCCTAGGGGGTATACTCAGAAAAGTGGGATCCTTCCCTGTTAAAAGAGGCATGAGTGACCGTGAAGCTTTAAGAAATGGTTTAAATGTGCTGAAAGACGGAGGCGTTTTGGGGTTATTTCCGGAAGGCACCAGAAGCAAAGACGGGAAGCTTGGAAAAGGTCTTGCTGGAGCAGGTTTTTTTGCCCTAAGATCTAATGCTTTAGTTGTTCCCTGTGCGGTCATCGGCACTTATAAGCCTTTTCAAAAAGTAAAAGTTTTCTTCGGTGAACCTATCAATCTTGATCCTTTAAGAGAAAGAAAAGCAACGGCTGAAGAGGCAACTGAGCTGATCATGTCAAAAATTGCAGAACTTCTCGAAAAACATCGTTCTTAA
- the ypeB gene encoding germination protein YpeB → MIRGILIAVLTIGVVGTAYWGYKEHQEKNAVLIHAENNYQRAFHDLTYQVDQLHDKIGATLAMNSKKSLSPGLVEVWRITSEAHSDVGQLPLTLLPFNKTEEFLASISDFSYRTAVRDLDKEPLSDQEYAKLKELYTKSEDIQTELRNVQHMVIDNNLRWMDVELALAAGDVKDDNTIINGFKTVEKNVNAYSETDFDPSLTSVKKKEEGFDHLKGQVITKKEVPKIVEKFVPGATGNMKVTPNGKGSSLEFYSVAVNDPKKKSEIYLDITKKGGYPIWLLQNREVKDPKISLNDASNNASKFLKDQGFEDLILYESAQFENIGIFSFVSVYKNVRLYPDAIRMKVALDDGKVIGFSARDYLASHRKREIPQAKISAEEARSFVNPNLMVQEDRLAIITNELGEEVLTYEFLGTMENDTYRIFVNANDGTEEKVEKLDNSEPIYQEI, encoded by the coding sequence ATGATCAGAGGAATTTTGATTGCTGTTTTAACAATTGGAGTCGTTGGAACGGCTTATTGGGGCTACAAAGAACATCAAGAGAAAAATGCAGTGTTGATTCATGCTGAGAATAACTATCAGCGTGCGTTCCATGATTTGACTTACCAAGTTGATCAGCTGCACGATAAGATTGGCGCCACTCTTGCTATGAATTCAAAAAAATCGCTGTCACCAGGACTAGTTGAAGTTTGGAGAATTACTTCAGAAGCTCATTCTGATGTTGGGCAGCTGCCGCTGACCCTGCTCCCTTTTAATAAAACAGAAGAGTTTTTAGCGAGTATATCTGATTTCAGCTACCGTACAGCCGTGCGCGACCTGGATAAAGAGCCTTTATCAGATCAGGAATATGCGAAATTAAAGGAGCTTTATACCAAATCAGAAGATATACAAACAGAATTGCGCAATGTACAGCATATGGTTATCGATAATAATCTCAGATGGATGGATGTTGAGCTTGCTCTTGCTGCCGGCGATGTAAAAGATGATAACACCATTATTAATGGATTCAAAACCGTTGAGAAAAATGTCAATGCCTATTCAGAAACAGATTTTGATCCTTCCTTGACTTCAGTAAAAAAGAAGGAAGAAGGCTTTGACCATTTAAAAGGGCAAGTTATTACCAAAAAAGAAGTTCCGAAGATAGTAGAAAAGTTTGTTCCGGGTGCAACCGGAAACATGAAAGTAACGCCTAATGGAAAAGGTTCATCGCTTGAGTTCTACAGTGTTGCTGTAAACGATCCGAAAAAGAAATCTGAGATCTATCTCGATATTACAAAAAAAGGCGGCTATCCAATTTGGCTGCTTCAAAACAGAGAAGTAAAAGACCCTAAGATCAGTTTAAATGATGCCTCCAATAATGCGTCAAAATTTTTAAAAGATCAGGGGTTTGAGGATTTGATTTTATACGAAAGTGCCCAGTTTGAAAATATAGGCATTTTCTCATTTGTGTCAGTCTATAAAAATGTAAGGCTTTATCCGGATGCAATCAGAATGAAAGTGGCTCTTGATGATGGAAAAGTAATCGGCTTTTCTGCAAGAGACTATCTGGCATCACACCGAAAACGCGAAATACCGCAGGCAAAAATAAGTGCAGAAGAAGCAAGAAGCTTTGTCAATCCGAATTTAATGGTGCAGGAAGACAGACTGGCTATCATTACAAATGAACTTGGTGAAGAAGTTCTTACTTATGAGTTCTTAGGAACAATGGAAAATGATACTTATAGAATCTTTGTAAATGCCAATGATGGAACGGAAGAAAAAGTTGAAAAGCTTGACAACTCTGAGCCAATCTATCAGGAAATTTAG
- a CDS encoding YpzI family protein, whose protein sequence is MGRDRQEKKLKASKIVESDRDQSLNYKGATSLESPEESRARNK, encoded by the coding sequence ATGGGACGTGACCGTCAGGAAAAAAAGCTGAAAGCAAGCAAAATAGTTGAATCTGACCGAGATCAATCACTTAATTACAAAGGAGCCACTTCTTTAGAGAGCCCTGAAGAATCAAGAGCGCGAAACAAATAG
- the rpsA gene encoding 30S ribosomal protein S1: protein MVEDMNDVEVKTPEVGDILKGIVTKVEDKQVIVEIDNVKHTGIIPISELSSLHVEKASDVVSENEELQLKVTKVEDEALILSKRAIDADLAWDQLQTKFESKEVFDAEVKDVVKGGLVVDLGVRGFIPASLVESHFVEDFSDYKGKTLSLMVVEIDREKNRVILSHRAVVEKEHGEKKQQRLDMIKAGEVLEGTVQRLTDFGAFVDIGGIDGLVHISQLSHNHVDKPSEVVEEGQKVQVKVLSIDRDNERISLSIKETLPGPWENISDKVKAGDVLDGTVKRLVSFGAFVEILPGVEGLVHISQISNKHIGTPHEVLSENEEVKVKVLDVNENEQRISLSIRELEGPSKADEEDYRNYQAKEESSGFQLGEMIGDKLNKLK, encoded by the coding sequence ATGGTTGAAGACATGAATGATGTAGAAGTAAAAACACCGGAAGTTGGTGACATTCTGAAAGGGATCGTTACCAAGGTGGAAGACAAACAGGTAATTGTTGAAATTGACAACGTGAAACATACGGGTATTATTCCTATAAGCGAACTATCCAGTCTGCACGTTGAAAAAGCTTCTGATGTTGTAAGTGAAAATGAAGAATTGCAGTTAAAAGTGACAAAAGTCGAGGATGAAGCATTAATCCTTTCTAAAAGAGCAATTGACGCAGATCTTGCCTGGGATCAGCTGCAGACTAAATTCGAATCAAAAGAAGTGTTTGATGCGGAAGTCAAGGATGTTGTTAAGGGAGGCCTCGTGGTTGACCTTGGTGTAAGAGGATTCATTCCTGCATCATTAGTGGAATCTCACTTTGTTGAAGATTTTTCTGACTATAAAGGAAAAACGCTGTCACTGATGGTTGTTGAGATTGACCGTGAGAAAAATCGTGTCATCCTATCCCATCGCGCTGTAGTTGAAAAAGAACACGGTGAAAAGAAACAGCAAAGATTAGATATGATTAAAGCAGGCGAAGTGCTTGAGGGAACAGTTCAGCGTCTGACTGATTTCGGGGCTTTTGTCGATATCGGCGGCATTGACGGGCTGGTTCATATTTCACAGCTGTCACATAATCACGTCGATAAACCGTCTGAAGTTGTAGAAGAAGGACAAAAAGTTCAAGTGAAAGTGTTATCGATTGACCGCGATAACGAAAGAATCTCACTATCTATTAAAGAAACCCTTCCTGGACCTTGGGAAAACATTTCTGATAAAGTAAAAGCCGGCGATGTTTTGGACGGCACAGTGAAACGTTTAGTTTCTTTCGGTGCATTTGTAGAAATTCTGCCTGGTGTAGAAGGTCTTGTTCACATTTCTCAAATCTCCAATAAGCACATCGGCACACCTCATGAAGTGCTTTCAGAGAATGAAGAAGTAAAAGTGAAGGTATTGGATGTAAATGAAAACGAACAGCGAATTTCCCTGAGTATTAGAGAATTAGAAGGTCCATCTAAAGCCGATGAAGAAGATTACCGCAATTATCAGGCTAAAGAAGAGTCTTCAGGTTTTCAATTAGGTGAAATGATTGGCGATAAATTAAATAAATTGAAATAA